In a single window of the Xylanimonas protaetiae genome:
- a CDS encoding D-alanine--D-alanine ligase family protein, with protein MTQSPTTHPDVVAPGLSGVAGSEHPVDAEAPRVVVLAGGLSHERDVSLRSGRRVAEALRAAGVDVSVHDVDARLLRDLDESRPDVVWPLLHGAGGEDGSLRDVLELAGVPYVGTGPRASRLAWDKPIAKERLLTAGLSTPDWLTLPQELFRDLGAHGVLSIVAERFGLPVVVKPTRGGSALGVTRVTSEDALARAMVDCFAYGGSALIERAVDGIELAVSVIDGPDGPVALPAVEISVDGAYDFDARYNPGRVEYFAPARLTKAQAEQVAEVAVAAHRALDLRHLSRTDLILQADGTAQVLEVNVAPGMTETSLLPQAAVAAGHDLGALYRRVVELVAGSRQRV; from the coding sequence ATGACCCAGTCCCCCACCACCCACCCCGACGTCGTCGCTCCCGGGCTCAGCGGCGTCGCAGGCTCGGAGCATCCCGTCGACGCGGAGGCGCCCCGCGTCGTCGTCCTCGCCGGCGGCCTCTCGCACGAGCGCGACGTCTCGCTGCGCTCGGGTCGCCGCGTCGCCGAGGCCCTCCGGGCCGCGGGCGTGGACGTCTCCGTCCACGACGTCGACGCGCGCCTGCTGCGCGACCTCGACGAGTCCCGCCCCGACGTCGTGTGGCCGCTCCTGCACGGCGCCGGCGGTGAGGACGGCTCTCTGCGGGACGTGCTCGAGCTCGCCGGCGTGCCCTACGTCGGAACCGGCCCCCGCGCCAGCCGCCTGGCCTGGGACAAGCCCATCGCCAAGGAGCGGCTGCTGACCGCGGGGCTCTCGACGCCCGACTGGCTGACCCTGCCGCAGGAGCTCTTCCGCGACCTGGGCGCCCACGGCGTGCTGTCCATCGTCGCCGAGCGGTTCGGTCTCCCCGTCGTCGTGAAGCCGACACGCGGCGGGTCCGCCCTCGGCGTCACACGCGTGACCAGCGAAGATGCTTTGGCGCGGGCCATGGTCGACTGCTTCGCGTACGGAGGCAGCGCCCTCATCGAGCGAGCCGTCGACGGCATCGAGCTTGCGGTCTCCGTCATCGACGGTCCGGACGGGCCCGTGGCGCTGCCGGCAGTCGAGATCTCGGTGGACGGGGCCTACGACTTCGACGCCCGCTACAACCCCGGGCGCGTCGAGTACTTCGCGCCCGCCCGGCTCACGAAGGCCCAGGCCGAGCAGGTCGCCGAGGTGGCCGTGGCAGCCCACCGTGCACTCGACCTGCGACACCTCTCGCGGACCGACCTGATCCTCCAGGCGGACGGCACCGCCCAGGTCCTCGAGGTGAACGTCGCCCCGGGCATGACGGAGACGTCGCTCCTGCCGCAGGCCGCGGTGGCAGCCGGGCACGATCTCGGCGCCCTCTACCGCAGGGTCGTCGAGCTGGTCGCGGGAAGCCGACAGCGCGTGTGA
- a CDS encoding ParB/RepB/Spo0J family partition protein: MTGSLAAVEAPLATVTQIGSVRVPHDALASRGATDAVVDAAFARIGTVSRETAPESTDVDNELTAADDLLPVPGASFAELPVGAIRPNTWQPRTVFDESELDELVDSIKEIGVLQPIVVRPDKTGSGQYELIMGERRWRATQLAGLETVPAIIRETDDADMLRDALLENLHRAQLNPLEEAAAYRQLLDDFGCTHEELATRIARSRPQISNTLRLLKLPPLVQRRVAAGILSAGHARALLSLADGAEIEQLAQRIVSEGLSVRATEEIVALLTQGADELKRRTPRAGQRSAAVDDLAGRLSDLFETRVKVLVGKSKGRMTVEFASVEDLNRILAVMAPQDPGLLK; encoded by the coding sequence GTGACGGGGTCGCTGGCCGCCGTCGAGGCGCCCTTGGCGACGGTGACGCAGATCGGCTCCGTCCGGGTGCCGCACGACGCGTTGGCCAGTAGGGGAGCGACCGACGCCGTTGTCGACGCAGCCTTCGCGCGGATCGGGACGGTTTCACGTGAAACGGCTCCCGAGTCGACCGACGTCGACAACGAGCTCACGGCTGCCGATGATCTCCTCCCGGTCCCCGGCGCCTCCTTTGCTGAGCTTCCGGTCGGGGCGATCCGGCCGAACACTTGGCAGCCGCGCACTGTCTTCGACGAGAGCGAGCTCGACGAGCTCGTCGACTCGATCAAGGAGATCGGCGTCCTGCAGCCGATCGTGGTCCGGCCAGACAAGACCGGAAGCGGCCAGTACGAGCTCATCATGGGCGAGCGCCGCTGGCGCGCGACCCAGCTCGCGGGTCTGGAGACCGTTCCGGCGATCATCCGCGAGACCGACGACGCGGACATGCTGCGCGACGCCCTGCTCGAGAACCTCCACCGCGCGCAGCTCAACCCGCTCGAAGAGGCTGCGGCGTACCGGCAGCTCCTCGATGACTTCGGCTGCACGCACGAGGAGCTCGCGACGCGCATCGCTCGGAGCCGCCCGCAGATCTCCAACACGCTCCGTCTGCTCAAGCTGCCCCCGCTGGTGCAGCGTCGGGTCGCCGCGGGGATCCTCTCCGCGGGCCACGCCCGGGCACTCCTCAGCCTCGCCGACGGGGCGGAGATCGAACAACTCGCGCAGCGGATCGTCTCTGAGGGTCTCTCGGTCCGCGCCACGGAGGAGATCGTCGCGCTCCTGACCCAGGGGGCTGACGAGCTGAAGCGCCGCACGCCGCGAGCCGGTCAGCGCAGCGCGGCCGTCGACGATCTGGCGGGCCGGCTGTCGGACCTCTTCGAGACCCGGGTGAAGGTCTTGGTGGGGAAGTCGAAGGGTCGCATGACCGTGGAGTTCGCCTCGGTGGAGGACCTGAACCGCATTCTCGCCGTCATGGCTCCGCAGGATCCGGGTCTGCTGAAGTAG
- a CDS encoding ParA family protein → MVSLPAEPEPDVVAEPDAAGLAVADGSDHAVASLAPGRETQRAALMDTIPEADDDTPLAAQLAVDARRRIDLHGRRFPRPDRTRILTVANQKGGVGKTTTTVNLAAGLAQAGLNVLVIDNDPQGNASTALGIDHRAGTQSIYEVLVEGAPLSSAVQACPDVPGLWGVPATIDLSGAEIELVSLVSRETRLRRALDHYLEERVQNGEERIDYVLVDCPPSLGLLTVNAFVVGREVLIPIQCEYYALEGLSQLLKTIELIRAHLNPDLQVSTILLTMYDGRTNLAQQVAEEVRTHFPEQTLRTTVPRSVRISEAPSHGQTVMTYDPTSTGALAYLEAARELTERYVQRADLR, encoded by the coding sequence ATGGTCTCCCTCCCGGCGGAGCCGGAGCCGGACGTCGTTGCGGAGCCGGATGCCGCGGGGCTTGCCGTCGCCGACGGCTCGGACCACGCTGTCGCGTCGCTGGCACCCGGTCGGGAGACCCAGCGTGCGGCGCTGATGGACACCATCCCTGAGGCGGACGACGACACGCCGCTCGCCGCGCAGCTTGCGGTCGACGCGCGCCGACGGATCGACCTGCACGGGCGCAGGTTCCCGCGACCGGATCGGACGCGGATCCTGACGGTCGCCAACCAGAAGGGCGGCGTCGGCAAGACGACGACGACGGTCAACCTTGCTGCCGGCCTGGCGCAGGCGGGGCTCAACGTGCTCGTCATCGACAACGACCCGCAGGGGAACGCGTCGACCGCGCTGGGGATCGACCACCGCGCGGGGACGCAGTCGATCTATGAGGTGCTCGTCGAGGGGGCGCCGCTCTCCTCGGCGGTACAGGCCTGCCCCGACGTTCCTGGGCTCTGGGGCGTCCCGGCGACGATCGACCTGTCGGGCGCGGAGATCGAGCTCGTGTCGCTTGTTTCACGTGAAACACGGCTGCGTCGCGCGCTGGACCACTACCTGGAGGAGCGGGTCCAGAACGGCGAGGAGCGGATCGACTACGTCCTCGTCGACTGCCCGCCGAGCCTCGGCCTGCTCACCGTCAACGCCTTCGTCGTCGGACGGGAGGTGCTGATCCCGATCCAGTGCGAGTACTACGCGCTCGAGGGACTGAGCCAGCTTCTCAAGACCATCGAGCTCATCCGGGCACACCTCAACCCTGATCTTCAGGTCTCGACCATCCTCCTGACGATGTACGACGGCCGGACGAACCTGGCCCAGCAGGTCGCCGAAGAGGTGCGCACACACTTCCCGGAGCAGACGCTGCGCACGACCGTGCCGCGCTCCGTCCGCATCTCCGAGGCACCGAGCCACGGGCAGACGGTGATGACGTACGACCCCACGTCGACCGGCGCGCTGGCCTATCTGGAGGCCGCGCGAGAGCTCACGGAGCGCTATGTTCAACGCGCTGACCTGCGATAA
- the rsmG gene encoding 16S rRNA (guanine(527)-N(7))-methyltransferase RsmG, protein MSEQFGEVIVDDTADRALGESPEVREYLGSAYDSVAGFGDLLREQGELRGLIGPREVSRLWERHLLNSAAVVPYLPETGTLVDVGSGAGLPGIVVAMLRPELQVVLIEPMERRTTWLEEVVDTFRLGNVDVRRGRAEEYHGAFEADVVTSRAVANLAKLARMSLPLVRKGGEMVVLKGRNVAQEIEPARKVLRSFKAGEPEILLGATVDGVEPTTILRVRRG, encoded by the coding sequence ATGAGCGAGCAGTTCGGTGAGGTGATCGTCGACGACACCGCGGACCGCGCGCTGGGCGAGAGCCCGGAGGTGCGCGAGTACCTCGGCTCCGCGTACGACAGCGTCGCAGGGTTCGGCGACCTGCTGCGCGAGCAGGGCGAGCTGCGTGGGCTCATCGGCCCTCGCGAGGTGTCGCGACTCTGGGAGCGGCACCTGCTGAACTCTGCCGCGGTCGTGCCGTACCTTCCTGAGACCGGCACGCTCGTCGACGTCGGGTCCGGCGCCGGGCTCCCCGGCATCGTCGTGGCCATGCTCCGCCCGGAGCTTCAGGTGGTGCTCATCGAGCCCATGGAGCGCCGTACCACGTGGCTCGAGGAGGTCGTCGACACGTTCCGCCTGGGCAATGTCGACGTGCGTCGCGGCCGTGCGGAGGAGTACCACGGCGCGTTCGAGGCCGACGTGGTGACCTCCCGCGCGGTGGCGAACCTGGCGAAGCTGGCTCGGATGAGCCTCCCCCTGGTACGCAAGGGCGGCGAGATGGTGGTCCTCAAGGGTCGCAACGTCGCGCAGGAGATCGAGCCCGCGCGCAAGGTGTTGCGGAGCTTCAAGGCAGGCGAGCCCGAGATCCTGCTGGGCGCGACCGTCGACGGCGTCGAGCCCACGACCATCCTTCGGGTGCGGCGCGGCTGA
- a CDS encoding protein jag produces the protein MTNTTPQDANPRTTQLEEEGEIAADYLEELLDIADLDGDIDIDVRHGRAAVEIVAEDQESIKHLVGNGGEVLEALQDLTRLAVQARTGERSRLMLDVAGFRAQRRAELTELASQAVEKVRSTGAEVELEPLNAFERKVVHDVVAAAGLVSDSRGLEPQRYVVVQPAAE, from the coding sequence ATGACGAACACGACCCCGCAGGACGCGAACCCGCGCACGACGCAGCTCGAGGAAGAGGGCGAGATCGCGGCCGACTACCTCGAGGAGCTGCTCGACATCGCCGACCTCGACGGTGACATCGACATCGACGTGCGTCACGGACGCGCCGCGGTCGAGATCGTCGCCGAGGACCAGGAGTCGATCAAGCACCTGGTCGGCAACGGTGGTGAGGTGCTCGAGGCGCTCCAGGACCTCACGCGTCTGGCCGTCCAGGCGCGCACGGGCGAGCGCAGCCGTCTCATGCTCGACGTCGCCGGGTTCCGCGCCCAGCGACGCGCCGAGCTCACGGAGCTCGCGTCGCAGGCCGTCGAGAAGGTCAGGTCGACGGGGGCCGAGGTCGAGCTGGAGCCGCTCAACGCGTTCGAGCGCAAGGTCGTGCACGATGTCGTCGCCGCGGCGGGCCTGGTCAGCGACTCGCGCGGGCTCGAGCCGCAGCGCTACGTCGTCGTGCAGCCCGCCGCCGAGTGA
- the yidC gene encoding membrane protein insertase YidC, producing the protein MDTILSPIMWVVAWVMYGAHWVFARLGFGDGPGFAWVLAIIALTLIMRAAMIPLFVKQIKASRGMQIMQPELQAVQKKYKGKQDPASREAMTRETMELYKKHGTNPFASCLPILLQSPIFFALFRVLTHLKGIADGTAPMTHIGPIDQAIASDFERSSLFGAHLSEVFLHTDNTAARVVVIVLIVAMSVTTFTTQRQLTMKNMPKAALEGPMAGTQKMMLYVLPLVFAFSGVNFPVGVLIYWTVTNLWSMGQQYYTIKRMPAPGSEAERRLQERKARKLAAKGIVPEVVAEQARPTGQRVQPQRKNRKKKG; encoded by the coding sequence ATGGACACGATTCTCAGTCCCATCATGTGGGTGGTGGCCTGGGTCATGTACGGAGCCCACTGGGTGTTCGCCCGGCTCGGCTTCGGCGACGGCCCCGGCTTCGCCTGGGTGCTGGCCATCATCGCCCTGACCCTGATCATGCGAGCGGCGATGATCCCGCTGTTCGTCAAGCAGATCAAGGCTTCGCGCGGCATGCAGATCATGCAGCCCGAGCTGCAGGCCGTGCAGAAGAAGTACAAGGGCAAGCAGGACCCGGCGTCCCGCGAGGCGATGACCCGCGAGACCATGGAGCTCTACAAGAAGCACGGCACGAACCCGTTCGCGTCCTGCCTCCCGATCCTGCTCCAGTCCCCGATCTTCTTCGCGCTGTTCCGCGTGCTGACCCACCTGAAGGGCATCGCGGACGGCACCGCGCCGATGACGCACATCGGCCCGATCGACCAGGCGATCGCGAGCGACTTCGAGCGGTCCAGCCTGTTCGGTGCCCACCTCTCCGAGGTCTTCCTGCACACCGACAACACCGCCGCCCGCGTCGTGGTGATCGTGCTGATCGTCGCGATGTCGGTGACCACGTTCACCACGCAGCGCCAGCTGACGATGAAGAACATGCCGAAGGCCGCCCTCGAGGGCCCGATGGCCGGCACGCAGAAGATGATGCTGTACGTCCTGCCCCTGGTCTTCGCCTTCTCCGGCGTGAACTTCCCGGTCGGCGTGCTCATCTACTGGACCGTCACCAACCTGTGGTCGATGGGCCAGCAGTACTACACGATCAAGCGCATGCCGGCGCCGGGCTCCGAGGCGGAGCGTCGCCTCCAGGAGCGCAAGGCTCGCAAGCTCGCCGCCAAGGGCATCGTGCCTGAGGTCGTGGCCGAGCAGGCGAGGCCGACGGGCCAGCGCGTGCAGCCGCAGCGCAAGAACCGCAAGAAGAAGGGCTGA
- the yidD gene encoding membrane protein insertion efficiency factor YidD has protein sequence MRLENLRDLPATLLVGVIRVYQVVISPMTGPTCKYYPSCSHYAVVAIRTHGALRGTGLALWRILRCNPWSLGGVDDVPPARPRSRRTVTGADDAAATPGAHGDAAMHAHQH, from the coding sequence ATGAGGCTCGAGAACCTTCGCGACCTCCCCGCCACGCTGCTGGTCGGGGTGATCCGCGTCTACCAGGTCGTGATCTCCCCCATGACGGGCCCGACCTGCAAGTACTACCCGTCCTGCTCCCACTACGCCGTCGTGGCGATTCGCACGCACGGCGCCCTGCGGGGAACTGGGCTGGCGCTCTGGCGCATCCTGCGCTGCAACCCGTGGAGCCTCGGCGGCGTGGACGACGTCCCGCCAGCCCGGCCGCGCTCGCGCCGCACCGTCACCGGTGCGGACGACGCCGCGGCCACCCCAGGCGCCCACGGTGACGCGGCGATGCACGCGCACCAGCACTGA
- the rnpA gene encoding ribonuclease P protein component, giving the protein MLPSTHRLRRPAEFGLTVRRGVRAGRSTVVVHLLVDNEGDATPLVGFVVSKAVGNSVQRNLVKRRLREIVRPLLGAHSPVAFPDHTRAVVRALPAASTATFAELGRDVQAALEKAVQRAASVRPA; this is encoded by the coding sequence GTGCTCCCCTCGACGCACCGGCTGCGTCGTCCCGCCGAGTTCGGGCTGACGGTGCGTCGAGGTGTGCGTGCAGGACGATCGACCGTGGTGGTGCATCTCCTTGTGGACAACGAGGGGGACGCCACGCCACTGGTCGGTTTTGTCGTCTCCAAGGCTGTGGGTAACTCTGTGCAGCGAAACCTCGTGAAGCGCCGACTCCGTGAGATCGTGCGCCCGCTGCTCGGTGCCCACAGCCCTGTTGCGTTCCCGGACCACACGCGCGCCGTCGTCCGTGCGCTCCCGGCGGCGTCGACGGCGACGTTCGCCGAGCTCGGCCGCGACGTGCAGGCCGCCCTCGAGAAGGCGGTCCAGCGGGCCGCCTCGGTGAGGCCGGCATGA
- the rpmH gene encoding 50S ribosomal protein L34, whose translation MSKRTFQPNNRRRAKTHGFRLRMRTRAGRAILAARRRKGRSELAA comes from the coding sequence GTGAGCAAGCGGACCTTCCAGCCGAACAACCGTCGTCGCGCGAAGACCCACGGCTTCCGCCTGCGTATGCGCACGCGTGCCGGCCGCGCCATCCTCGCTGCGCGCCGCCGCAAGGGCCGCTCCGAGCTGGCTGCCTGA
- the dnaA gene encoding chromosomal replication initiator protein DnaA, with protein sequence MADEDISRVWAQTLEVLEARPDMTARQLAFVRLAKPMAILNGTAFIAVPHEQTRTYLETSVRDQLISALSSVIGYDVRFGITVDPEISAESLAGPAQDYTEPVDDDVDTPAPPLPQPTPKPTAAEPTRLNPRYVFETFVIGASNRFAHAAAVAVAEAPAKAYNPLFIYGDSGLGKTHLLHAIGHYAHNLYPHVRVRYVNSEEFTNDFINSIGEGKAGAFQRRYRDVDVLLIDDIQFLQGKEQTMEEFFHTFNALHNANKQVVITSDVPPKQLNGFEDRLRSRFEWGLITDVQPPDLETRIAILRKKAASDKLDVPQDVLSYIGSRISTNIRELEGALIRVTAFANLNRQQVDLPLAEIVLRDLIIDDDPAEVTPAVVIAQTAAYFGLSIEDLCGSSRSRVLVTARQIAMYLCRELTDLSLPKIGQQFGGRDHTTVMHANKKIAGQMAERRSTYNQVTELTSRIRQQHRG encoded by the coding sequence GTGGCGGACGAGGACATCAGCCGGGTCTGGGCCCAGACGCTCGAGGTGCTCGAGGCACGTCCGGACATGACGGCGCGGCAGCTCGCGTTCGTCCGCCTGGCCAAGCCGATGGCGATCCTCAACGGGACCGCCTTCATCGCCGTCCCGCACGAGCAGACCCGCACCTACCTCGAGACGAGCGTCCGCGACCAGCTCATCTCCGCCCTCTCGTCCGTCATCGGCTACGACGTGCGGTTCGGCATCACGGTGGACCCGGAGATCAGCGCCGAGTCGCTCGCGGGGCCCGCGCAGGACTACACGGAGCCGGTCGACGACGACGTCGACACGCCGGCCCCGCCGCTCCCCCAGCCGACGCCGAAGCCGACGGCCGCCGAGCCGACCCGCCTCAACCCGCGCTACGTCTTCGAGACGTTCGTCATCGGCGCGTCCAACCGGTTCGCCCACGCCGCAGCCGTCGCCGTCGCCGAGGCACCCGCGAAGGCCTACAACCCGCTGTTCATCTACGGCGACTCCGGCCTGGGCAAGACGCACCTGCTGCACGCCATCGGGCACTACGCGCACAACCTCTACCCGCACGTGCGCGTGCGCTACGTGAACTCCGAGGAGTTCACGAACGACTTCATCAACAGCATCGGCGAGGGCAAGGCCGGCGCGTTCCAGCGCCGCTACCGCGACGTCGACGTCCTCCTCATCGACGACATCCAGTTCCTGCAGGGCAAGGAACAGACGATGGAGGAGTTCTTCCACACCTTCAACGCGCTCCACAACGCCAACAAGCAGGTCGTCATCACGTCCGACGTCCCGCCCAAACAGCTCAACGGGTTCGAGGACCGGCTGCGGTCCCGGTTCGAGTGGGGCCTGATCACCGACGTCCAGCCGCCGGACCTCGAGACCCGCATCGCGATCCTGCGGAAGAAGGCGGCGAGCGACAAGCTCGACGTCCCCCAGGACGTGCTGAGCTACATCGGCTCGCGCATCTCCACCAACATCCGCGAGCTCGAGGGCGCCCTGATCCGCGTGACGGCGTTCGCGAACCTCAACCGCCAGCAGGTGGACCTGCCGCTCGCCGAGATCGTGCTGCGCGACCTGATCATCGACGACGACCCGGCCGAGGTGACGCCGGCCGTCGTCATCGCGCAGACCGCCGCCTACTTCGGCCTGAGCATCGAGGACCTGTGCGGCAGCTCCCGCTCCCGCGTCCTTGTCACGGCGCGACAGATCGCGATGTACCTCTGCCGCGAGCTGACGGACCTGTCCCTGCCGAAGATCGGTCAGCAGTTCGGCGGCCGCGACCACACCACGGTCATGCACGCCAACAAGAAGATCGCCGGCCAGATGGCCGAGCGCCGGTCGACGTACAACCAGGTCACCGAGCTCACGAGCCGCATCCGGCAGCAGCACCGGGGATAG
- the dnaN gene encoding DNA polymerase III subunit beta, translating into MKFRVDRDVLADAVTWTARTLPTRPPAPVLAGVRIEADATGVISLSSFDYEVSARSEIPAEVSEPGTVLVSGRLLADIARALPHKPVDVVLDGTKVVVTCGASRFTLLTMPVEDYPTLPQMPELSGTVSGDALTLAVAQVSVAASRDETLPLLTGVRMEIEGERITLLSTDRYRLALRELTWTPATPGFSAVALVKAKTLTDVAKSLGAGGGFVNIGLSTGAGLDLIGFEAGGRHTTSQLVDGDYPAVRRLFPDSTPIHAVVPTQALIDAAKRVSLVAERNTPIRLAFTEGQVVLDAGQGDDAQASEALEAVLVGEDITVAFNPQFLLDGLSALGTDFTRLSFTHPNKPVEFTGQESLDGEDSSDYRYLLVPIRFAG; encoded by the coding sequence ATGAAGTTCCGGGTCGACCGCGACGTCCTGGCAGATGCCGTCACCTGGACTGCACGCACCCTGCCCACCCGCCCACCGGCACCGGTGCTCGCCGGTGTCCGCATCGAGGCGGACGCGACGGGTGTCATCAGCCTCTCGAGCTTCGACTACGAGGTCTCGGCCCGCTCCGAGATCCCCGCCGAGGTCTCCGAGCCCGGCACGGTGCTCGTCTCGGGCCGACTGCTCGCCGACATCGCGCGGGCGCTCCCCCACAAGCCGGTGGACGTCGTGCTCGACGGCACCAAGGTGGTCGTGACGTGCGGCGCCTCGCGCTTCACGCTGCTCACGATGCCCGTCGAGGACTACCCGACGCTCCCGCAGATGCCCGAGCTGTCCGGCACCGTCTCCGGTGACGCGCTGACGCTCGCCGTCGCGCAGGTGTCCGTGGCCGCGAGCCGGGACGAGACGCTGCCGCTGCTCACGGGCGTGCGCATGGAGATCGAGGGCGAGCGCATCACGCTGCTCTCCACCGACCGCTACCGCCTCGCGCTGCGCGAGCTCACCTGGACCCCCGCCACGCCGGGCTTCTCCGCCGTCGCGCTCGTCAAGGCCAAGACGCTCACCGACGTCGCGAAGTCGCTCGGCGCGGGCGGCGGCTTCGTCAACATCGGCCTGTCCACCGGCGCGGGCCTGGACCTCATCGGCTTCGAGGCCGGCGGCCGCCACACGACGTCGCAGCTGGTCGACGGCGACTACCCCGCCGTCCGCCGCCTGTTCCCCGACTCGACGCCGATCCACGCCGTCGTCCCCACCCAGGCGCTCATCGACGCCGCCAAGCGCGTCTCGCTCGTCGCCGAGCGCAACACGCCGATCCGGCTCGCGTTCACCGAGGGCCAGGTCGTCCTCGACGCCGGTCAGGGCGACGACGCGCAGGCCTCCGAGGCGCTCGAGGCCGTGCTGGTGGGCGAGGACATCACCGTCGCGTTCAACCCGCAGTTCCTGCTCGACGGGCTCTCCGCGCTCGGCACCGACTTCACGCGGCTGTCGTTCACCCACCCGAACAAGCCCGTCGAGTTCACGGGCCAGGAGTCGCTGGACGGCGAGGACTCGTCCGACTACCGGTATCTCCTGGTCCCCATCCGCTTCGCCGGCTGA
- the gnd gene encoding phosphogluconate dehydrogenase (NAD(+)-dependent, decarboxylating) produces MVSHIGLVGLGKMGANMRARLRQGGIEVTGYDPRPEVTDVPTLAALVEALPAGKRVVWVMVPAGEPTRGVLAELKKVLTTGDIVIEGGNSHYVEDQERAAELAENGIGYVDVGVSGGVWGLENGYGLMAGGSDDDIATLMPVFDALRPEGPREEGFVHAGPVGAGHFAKMVHNGIEYGLMQAYAEGYELLAAKGLITDVHGTFKAWQRGTVVRSWLLDLMVRALEDDPKLAKLDDWVEDSGEGRWTVDEAIAAAVPLPVISAALFARFASRQEASPAMKAVAALRQQFGGHAVKAAE; encoded by the coding sequence ATGGTCAGCCACATCGGTCTGGTCGGTCTCGGGAAGATGGGCGCGAACATGCGAGCCCGTCTGCGCCAGGGCGGCATCGAGGTCACGGGCTACGACCCGCGGCCCGAGGTGACCGACGTCCCGACGCTCGCGGCGCTGGTGGAGGCGCTGCCCGCCGGCAAGCGCGTCGTCTGGGTCATGGTCCCCGCCGGGGAGCCGACGCGCGGCGTCCTCGCCGAGCTGAAGAAGGTGCTGACCACCGGCGACATCGTCATCGAGGGCGGCAACTCGCACTACGTCGAGGACCAGGAGCGGGCCGCCGAGCTCGCGGAGAACGGCATCGGCTACGTCGACGTCGGCGTCTCGGGCGGCGTGTGGGGCCTCGAGAACGGCTACGGCCTCATGGCGGGCGGCTCGGACGACGACATCGCGACGCTCATGCCGGTGTTCGACGCGCTGCGCCCCGAGGGCCCGCGCGAGGAGGGCTTCGTGCACGCCGGCCCCGTCGGCGCCGGGCACTTCGCCAAGATGGTGCACAACGGCATCGAGTACGGCCTCATGCAGGCGTACGCCGAGGGCTACGAGCTGCTCGCCGCGAAGGGCCTGATCACCGACGTCCACGGCACGTTCAAGGCGTGGCAGCGCGGCACGGTCGTGCGGTCCTGGCTGCTCGACCTCATGGTCCGCGCCCTCGAGGACGACCCGAAGCTCGCGAAGCTCGACGACTGGGTCGAGGACTCGGGCGAGGGCCGCTGGACGGTCGACGAGGCCATCGCGGCTGCCGTCCCGCTCCCCGTCATCTCGGCCGCCCTGTTCGCCCGCTTCGCCTCCCGTCAGGAGGCGTCGCCCGCGATGAAGGCGGTCGCGGCCCTGCGCCAGCAGTTCGGCGGCCACGCGGTCAAGGCCGCGGAGTGA